A single genomic interval of Peribacillus sp. FSL H8-0477 harbors:
- the refZ gene encoding forespore capture DNA-binding protein RefZ, protein MNRQTKTKQAILDAALYLFHLKGFHATSLRDIGQKAQINPANIAYYFKNKNGLLEFCLTSYFEDYIDVLDRNIQVLDEKGPQECLMDLVREILHFQAKNFLASSFIYGETALDSNLNREILSTYYMKENYYFQVVYEKGFKEKLFRHVSFPISMLQLKGQLSAPIIHARYAREVLHIFPQESYYIEKYIEDTIHFLHGTLFNNEPVRKLALS, encoded by the coding sequence ATGAATCGTCAGACTAAAACTAAACAGGCTATTCTTGATGCAGCACTTTATTTGTTTCATCTAAAAGGTTTTCATGCTACTTCATTACGTGATATTGGACAAAAAGCCCAAATAAATCCAGCGAATATCGCTTATTATTTCAAAAATAAGAATGGATTACTAGAGTTTTGTCTTACTTCCTACTTTGAAGATTATATAGACGTGCTGGACCGGAATATTCAAGTGCTTGATGAAAAAGGACCACAGGAGTGTTTAATGGATTTAGTACGAGAAATTCTGCATTTTCAGGCAAAAAACTTTCTAGCCTCTAGTTTTATATATGGAGAAACAGCTCTGGATTCGAACCTTAACCGCGAGATTCTTTCGACTTACTATATGAAAGAGAATTATTATTTTCAAGTAGTTTATGAAAAGGGCTTTAAGGAAAAATTATTTCGTCACGTATCGTTTCCTATTTCAATGCTTCAATTAAAAGGCCAGCTTTCGGCACCCATTATACATGCTCGTTATGCAAGAGAAGTACTGCACATTTTCCCTCAAGAAAGTTATTATATTGAGAAATACATTGAAGATACTATTCATTTTTTACATGGGACACTTTTTAATAATGAACCAGTAAGGAAACTAGCACTGTCCTAA
- a CDS encoding GAF domain-containing protein, which yields MFTVETYKGNNEKDYEMVIKQLLALIEDESDQIANLSNASALLNQFLTDINWVGFYLAKEEELVLGPFQGLPACVRIPFGKGVCGTSASERKLMRVEDVHEFPGHIACDAASRSEIVIPLIKDNDLIGVLDIDSPSVGRFTELDETMLVKFTEALINHL from the coding sequence ATGTTTACTGTCGAAACATATAAAGGAAATAATGAAAAAGATTACGAAATGGTTATTAAGCAATTACTTGCCCTCATAGAAGATGAGTCAGACCAAATTGCTAATTTAAGCAACGCTTCTGCGCTTCTTAATCAGTTCCTTACTGACATCAATTGGGTTGGTTTTTATCTCGCCAAAGAAGAAGAACTCGTACTCGGACCCTTCCAAGGCCTTCCAGCCTGTGTACGAATTCCATTTGGAAAAGGTGTTTGTGGAACCTCAGCATCGGAAAGAAAACTGATGCGTGTAGAAGATGTGCATGAATTCCCTGGACATATTGCCTGTGATGCTGCTTCTCGTTCAGAAATTGTTATCCCTTTGATTAAGGATAATGACCTAATTGGTGTTCTTGATATTGACAGCCCTTCTGTCGGAAGATTCACCGAACTGGATGAAACCATGCTTGTGAAATTTACAGAAGCCTTAATCAACCATCTATAG
- the hisJ gene encoding histidinol-phosphatase HisJ: MKSDNHLHSPFCPHGSSDQFEAYILRALDLGLNQITFTEHAPLPSGFIDPTPNQDSGMNPAFLTSYFQELQAIKKCYSQKIDIKIGLEVDFIEGYEQEIKHFLDENGTYLDDSILSVHFIKHENQWYCIDFSAEIFGQIAKTLGSVENVYRLYYDTLAMSIAADLGNYKPERIGHITLAQKFQKQYPVSENFDQQIYRILEQIKQKGYSLDYNAAGLSKPLCLEPYPPERFAKRASALGIPLVFGSDAHVAKDVGRGFESLIQAK; this comes from the coding sequence TTGAAAAGTGACAACCATTTACACTCACCTTTTTGTCCACACGGATCAAGCGATCAATTTGAAGCGTACATTCTAAGAGCTCTTGATTTAGGATTAAACCAGATTACGTTTACCGAACATGCCCCTTTGCCTTCCGGATTCATTGATCCAACACCTAATCAGGACAGCGGAATGAATCCGGCATTCCTTACTTCTTATTTTCAAGAACTGCAAGCAATCAAGAAGTGCTATTCGCAAAAGATTGACATAAAAATTGGTTTAGAGGTAGATTTCATCGAAGGTTATGAACAGGAGATAAAACATTTTCTAGATGAAAATGGAACATATCTAGATGACAGCATATTGTCTGTCCATTTTATCAAGCATGAAAATCAGTGGTATTGTATTGATTTCAGTGCAGAGATATTTGGCCAGATTGCTAAAACTCTAGGATCCGTTGAAAATGTATACCGCCTATATTACGATACGCTTGCGATGTCGATTGCCGCCGACCTTGGCAACTATAAACCAGAACGAATCGGGCATATAACACTGGCACAAAAATTTCAAAAACAGTACCCAGTCTCAGAAAACTTCGATCAGCAAATCTACCGTATTCTTGAGCAAATAAAACAAAAAGGCTATTCACTCGATTATAATGCAGCCGGCCTTTCAAAACCGTTGTGTCTGGAACCCTACCCTCCAGAACGATTTGCCAAACGTGCATCAGCACTAGGTATTCCGTTAGTTTTCGGGTCAGACGCCCATGTGGCAAAAGACGTAGGCCGTGGTTTTGAAAGCCTTATTCAAGCGAAATAA
- the tyrS gene encoding tyrosine--tRNA ligase, protein MELIKDLEWRGIIYQQTDETGLTDLLEKEKISLYCGVDPTADSMHIGHLLPFLTLRRFQKHGHRPLVLVGGATGLIGDPSGKKEERQLQTLDRVLHNADCIKNQLTQIFEFDGDNGAVMVNNYDWIGKIDMVTFLRDYGKYIGINYMLAKDTVASRLETGLSFTEFAYTILQGIDFNHLYDHHSCKLQIGGSDQWGNITTGLEMIRKSHDGDTKAFGMTIPLVTKSDGTKFGKTEGGAIWLDPEKTSPYEFYQFWINTADTDVIKYLKFFTFLEREEIEALEESVASEPHLRKAQKKLAEEMTRLIHGSESLEQAVRISAALFSGAVNTLSAAEIKLGFKDVPTYERESSDEIGLVDLLIEAKISPSKRQAREDIQNGAISINGEKVTDVAYTVSDNDKIEGEFLLIRRGKKKYTLIK, encoded by the coding sequence ATGGAGAGGGATTATTTATCAACAAACAGATGAGACCGGTCTAACGGATCTGTTAGAAAAAGAGAAAATATCATTATATTGCGGAGTAGATCCTACTGCGGATAGTATGCATATAGGACATTTATTGCCATTCCTAACTTTGCGTCGATTCCAAAAACATGGTCACCGTCCACTTGTATTAGTTGGAGGAGCTACAGGACTTATCGGTGATCCGTCTGGTAAAAAAGAAGAAAGACAACTTCAAACACTAGATCGCGTGCTTCATAATGCGGATTGTATTAAAAATCAATTAACACAAATTTTTGAGTTTGACGGAGATAACGGTGCAGTCATGGTAAATAATTATGACTGGATTGGCAAAATTGATATGGTTACGTTCCTCCGCGACTATGGAAAATATATAGGGATCAACTACATGCTTGCCAAGGATACGGTTGCTTCACGTTTGGAAACGGGCTTATCCTTTACGGAATTTGCGTATACCATTCTACAGGGAATAGATTTCAATCATCTGTATGATCATCACAGCTGTAAGCTCCAAATTGGCGGAAGTGATCAATGGGGCAATATCACAACAGGACTAGAAATGATTCGTAAATCACACGATGGAGATACGAAGGCGTTCGGAATGACTATTCCTCTTGTAACTAAATCAGATGGTACGAAGTTTGGGAAGACAGAGGGCGGCGCAATATGGCTGGATCCAGAAAAAACATCACCATATGAGTTCTACCAGTTTTGGATTAATACAGCGGATACTGATGTAATCAAATACTTGAAATTCTTTACGTTCTTAGAGCGCGAGGAAATTGAAGCTCTTGAGGAATCAGTAGCTTCAGAGCCGCATTTACGAAAAGCACAAAAGAAATTAGCAGAAGAAATGACGAGACTAATTCACGGTTCAGAGTCGCTTGAACAAGCGGTTAGAATTTCTGCAGCATTATTTAGCGGCGCTGTTAATACGTTAAGCGCAGCAGAAATCAAGCTTGGATTCAAGGATGTTCCGACGTATGAACGTGAAAGTTCCGATGAGATTGGCTTAGTGGATCTATTAATTGAAGCCAAGATTTCTCCTTCAAAAAGACAAGCGCGTGAAGATATCCAAAATGGTGCCATTTCAATTAATGGTGAAAAAGTAACCGACGTTGCATATACGGTAAGTGACAATGATAAAATTGAAGGCGAATTCCTGTTAATTCGTCGAGGTAAAAAGAAATACACTCTCATTAAGTAA
- a CDS encoding sensor domain-containing diguanylate cyclase encodes MKYETSQVLYQLKTVFFNHMDFTKGQILYEDFIKELLLKMKSILAIDEASLYKYNEEKQHFYMEATTRPLKTEVIKARIESAIIQEKPENGCFFTHQKTLSELDSFDILIPLREENRLNRLLGIKEKVPGILSNLGHDGEVLVKECVEIIETAQNLLEIINEKRRYKELFRVTEHFHSSMSMDAVLEKIIETLRKVYPNFSHYLLISHDNDNHGNLPIKDLGYDSENVAAMKAYVTGTIQQEQIEDRETVLYAPLKGKQGVYGVLQVIAPDTVTFPKNEIEFINQLAATAGSALENAQLYQQSKRLIADLQLINETSHKLNSNLRLSETMEFLKQQIIKSFHADETGLILLLPDGGTGLITGSSDFFHTDASECYVQYLKEKINTDKESLFIGDLSQQLSNEKWEFHSLMAIPIMESNVLKGFAVVLHREPYYFSFEMFKLLQSLIHHSSLALANSMLREELEKMVITDHLTRLHSRNYLDEKIYQSMETDNQGTFILIDIDDFKKVNDTYGHQIGDDILVQLGKLIQANIRDSDVGARWGGEELAIYLPKVSLSVGITIAQRLLERVRDLSSPRITISCGVSYWSNESIDNAKDLFKRADEALYQAKNTGKNKVLVNDQSFYTCKN; translated from the coding sequence ATGAAATATGAAACGAGTCAAGTTTTGTACCAGTTGAAAACAGTCTTTTTTAATCATATGGACTTTACAAAAGGCCAAATTCTATATGAAGATTTTATTAAAGAATTATTGCTGAAAATGAAAAGTATTCTTGCAATAGATGAAGCCTCACTATACAAATATAATGAAGAAAAACAGCATTTTTATATGGAAGCAACAACCAGACCCCTTAAGACTGAAGTCATTAAGGCGAGAATCGAGTCTGCAATTATTCAAGAAAAACCGGAAAATGGCTGCTTTTTTACTCATCAAAAGACCCTGTCAGAGCTTGATAGCTTCGACATTTTGATACCACTTCGAGAAGAAAACAGACTGAATCGCCTATTGGGCATAAAAGAAAAGGTGCCTGGGATTCTATCTAATTTAGGACATGATGGTGAAGTACTTGTAAAAGAGTGTGTTGAGATTATAGAAACCGCTCAGAATCTTTTGGAAATAATTAATGAAAAAAGACGGTATAAAGAATTGTTCAGAGTTACTGAACATTTTCATTCTTCTATGAGTATGGATGCTGTACTGGAGAAAATCATTGAAACTCTGCGAAAGGTCTATCCAAACTTTTCACATTATTTGCTCATTTCTCATGATAATGATAATCATGGAAATCTGCCGATAAAGGATCTAGGTTATGACAGCGAAAACGTAGCGGCGATGAAGGCCTATGTGACAGGGACAATCCAACAAGAACAGATAGAGGATAGAGAGACTGTCCTATACGCACCATTGAAAGGGAAACAAGGGGTATATGGAGTGCTGCAGGTTATAGCACCAGATACAGTAACCTTTCCAAAAAATGAAATTGAATTTATTAACCAGCTGGCAGCTACTGCAGGAAGTGCTCTCGAAAATGCTCAATTGTACCAACAGTCCAAACGGTTGATTGCAGATTTACAGTTGATTAATGAAACATCGCACAAACTAAATTCTAATTTAAGATTAAGCGAGACAATGGAATTTTTGAAACAGCAAATTATCAAATCGTTTCATGCAGATGAAACAGGGCTCATCCTTTTGCTGCCTGATGGGGGAACAGGGTTAATTACTGGAAGTTCGGATTTTTTCCATACAGATGCTTCAGAATGTTATGTACAATATCTTAAAGAAAAGATCAATACAGATAAAGAGTCTTTGTTTATAGGGGACTTGAGTCAGCAATTATCCAATGAAAAATGGGAATTCCATTCATTGATGGCAATCCCAATTATGGAGAGTAATGTATTAAAGGGGTTTGCAGTGGTTTTACATCGCGAACCTTATTATTTTTCCTTTGAGATGTTTAAGCTGCTTCAATCACTCATTCACCATTCCAGCTTGGCATTGGCCAATTCCATGCTTCGTGAAGAATTAGAAAAGATGGTCATTACCGATCATTTAACTCGACTGCATTCTCGAAATTACTTGGATGAGAAAATCTATCAATCCATGGAAACAGATAATCAAGGGACCTTTATCTTAATTGATATTGATGATTTTAAAAAAGTAAATGACACATATGGACATCAAATAGGCGATGATATTTTAGTTCAACTTGGCAAGTTAATACAAGCAAATATCCGAGATTCTGATGTCGGCGCACGGTGGGGCGGGGAAGAATTAGCTATCTATCTTCCAAAGGTTTCTTTATCGGTAGGAATTACAATCGCACAAAGACTGCTTGAAAGGGTCAGAGACCTTTCATCGCCAAGAATAACGATATCCTGCGGGGTTTCTTATTGGTCTAATGAATCGATTGATAACGCTAAAGACTTATTTAAACGGGCTGATGAAGCTCTTTATCAAGCGAAGAATACCGGTAAAAATAAAGTTCTTGTGAATGATCAAAGCTTTTATACATGTAAGAATTAA
- the rpsD gene encoding 30S ribosomal protein S4, producing the protein MSRYTGPSWKLSRRLGISLTGTGKELEKRPYAPGQHGANTRKKVSEYGMQLQEKQKLRHMYGVTERQFRSLFDKAGKLQGKHGENFMVLLESRLDNVVYRLGLARTRRQARQLVNHGHITVNGSRVDIPSFKVLVGQTIAVREKSRNFEIIKEAVGSTNFIPDYLTFDAEKLEGTFTRLPERSELPAEINEPLIVEYYSR; encoded by the coding sequence ATGTCTCGTTATACTGGACCAAGCTGGAAATTATCCCGTCGTCTTGGAATCTCACTTACAGGTACTGGTAAAGAATTAGAAAAACGCCCATACGCTCCTGGTCAACATGGTGCTAATACACGTAAGAAAGTTTCTGAATACGGAATGCAATTACAAGAAAAACAAAAACTTCGTCACATGTACGGAGTTACAGAACGCCAATTCCGTTCTTTATTTGATAAAGCAGGAAAACTACAAGGTAAACACGGTGAAAACTTCATGGTTCTTCTTGAATCACGTCTTGATAACGTTGTTTATCGTTTAGGTTTAGCGCGTACTCGTCGTCAAGCTCGTCAGCTTGTAAACCACGGTCACATCACTGTGAACGGTAGCCGCGTTGATATTCCATCATTCAAAGTATTGGTTGGTCAAACAATCGCTGTTCGTGAAAAATCACGTAACTTTGAAATCATCAAAGAGGCAGTTGGATCTACTAACTTCATTCCTGACTACCTAACATTTGATGCAGAAAAATTAGAAGGTACTTTCACTCGTTTACCAGAACGTTCTGAATTGCCTGCTGAAATTAACGAACCACTTATCGTTGAGTACTACTCTCGTTAA